The genomic interval AGACTCCTATAAGGGTGTTTCCTAAAACAAATAGAACAAATGAGTTTTTTAAAATAGCGTAAAATGAAAGCATTCCCGCAAGCACGCCGATGATTGTCCCAATAAGAAATGCTTTTCTCTGGCCCATCTTTTTAATAATAAGAGAAGCGAGAATCATCATAAGAACGGTTCCAACTGAAATCATAGCAATGGGCAGCGTAGCCAGACTTTTCTCTGGCGCAATCTCTAAACCGACAAGACCAGATAAAGCCATAACCAATATAGAGCCCGTCTGAAAAAGAGCTTGGGCAGATGAAAACAATAAAACTGTACTCCATCTTTTTTTTATTTTATTCCTCATACTTTTTTTTAAAATTAAATGACAGTTCCGCAAAAAGCGATTCCCCGCGATCATTGTTGTACCAGTTTTGCAGAGCAGCCTTTCCAGTTTCAAAACTGGCATTCTCAGCTTTCATCTTTTCCATAGGTTGGGATATATCTGGCGAAATTGTAGAAAAAACGGTTGGTGCCGATGGTTTTGAAGTAGGCGAAGCGGTTTTTGCACTTTCACCAAATGCCCGTGGCTATGCCGAATATGTAGCGGTGAAAGTCGATTTTTTAGCTAAAAATATTAGGAGAAAGCAAAAATAAGCAAAACGGTTAAGACCGTTCATATACAGTGGTTTATAAAACGTGAGGCAAAATTTGGAAGTAGGTGTCCGACAAGTTTTGGACTTAAAATGACAAGGTTAGGTTACTAAATCGTTCAGGCAAATCGGTTTCTTACACCAATGCCGCCCCAACAGAGTTTATCGAAAAACTAAAGCAGTTTGGCGTTCCCGAATTTGCCATTTTACTAACCGCCGGTTTTGCCGAAGATCAGAAAAACCACCAGTTTGAAGAGGTAACAAACGATCTGGAAAACCTTTTGGGAAGAAAACCTTTGGCATTGAAAGAAGCATTAAAAGAAATCTATGAGTTGTAACAGCCCATACGACCTCATTAATGGTAAAATCTTACACCACCACACTCAGAATTTGCCGGGTGTGGTGGTGTATTTTAGACTGTTTTTTTTGTTAGTTTTGCATATATAATTCATCTGACAGATTGATTAAGAATATCCAATATTTCTTCCCAGGTCAGATGCACATAAAAACGATGCAAGATTTTGAGTACATAAAAATTGTTCCTGACAAACGGCTCTCCGGTTTTGTGGAGAGTTTCCTGCTATGCGCCAATCATACCGATGAAGATAAAGAAGTCATTATTTTTCCCGATGGAAGAGTGGACATTATGTTTAGCTGTACAGATCAGGAACCATTGGTAGCCGAATTATTTAATCTGGATAAAAAAGCAAGGCGGTATATTTTCAAAAAGCAAACAAAGCTTTTTATGGTATGTCTTACCTTGCTCGGTGCCGAATACCGGCTCGGATACAACGGGACAGATTTTGGAAAAGATGAGATTCGGCTTCCCGCAGGTTTTTGGGATATTTCTAAAGAAGACCTTACAAGCTTAGATAGCTTTGCAGAAAAGGTTTCGGAAAAACTTTTGGAAATATTCCCGAAAAAGATGGATGAAAGAAAGCAACAGCTTTTTGAGCTTATCTATTCGTCAGGTGGTAAGGCGTTATCAAGTACCCTCCTTACAGCAAGAAAAAACTCAAATGGCTAAAATCGCTTTTGGAACGAATTTTTTAATGACACAACCAAAGAACACTCCGTAAAAAATCAATTTAATTTTGACGATGGACATTACAAACCTTCCCGAAGATCTATGGGAACATAACGAAACTCATACTTCGGATTTGCAAATTTTCAATTACGAAGTGTATAAGAACGGTTCTAGAAACAGGATTGGCCTGAATAAAAATGTATTCAGTTTCTTATTGGATGGTCAAAAAAACATTCACTTTTCTAATGATATCATTTCAATCAATGAAACACAATCGCTACTTATCACATCTAATAATGTTTTGGTTACCGAACTGGTAGGTGTAAGCTCATACCGTTGTTTACTCTTCTTCTTTTCTCACAAAAACATCACCGATTTTTTATTGAAACATTCCCATTCTTTCAGTCAGAATGCCTCAGATAAAAAGATAACGGATATACCTTATTTCCTCTTAGAGAAAGACAATTTTATCATCCATTATATTCATTCGCTCCAACAGATTTTTGGTTTGCAACAATCTATCTCTCAAAAGATTTTGGAACTGAAATTTGAAGAAATAATGCTTTATCTGGCTGATAAATATGGGACGGTATTTTTAGATTACTTACATTATTTACTAATCAATGAAAGAGAATTATCATTTAAAATGGTAATTGAAAAGAACCTTTATACGAACTTGAATATTGACGAAATAGCCTTTCTGTGCAATATGAGTGCCTCTACTTTTAAGAGAAAATTTATAAGTATATACCAGAAATCTCCAGGGAAATGGTTTCAGAAAAAACGGCTTAACAAGGCCAAAGAATTGTTACATAATAACCAAGTCACACCTTCCGAAATTTTTATGGACTTTGGCTATGGCAGCTTGTCAAATTTTAGTGCAGCCTTTAAAAATGAATTTGGGTATAGCCCCAACCACATCCACTCTAATTGACCTCTTTTCATAACTTATTGAACCAAACTAATAAACGAAGCAGCACTGGTTTTTTCTAATTTTGTCTGATTAAAGAATTGTTTAACTAAAAAATAAAAACAATGAAAAAATTAGGATTGTTAGTTCGGTTGGAAGCAAAGGCCGGCCAAGAAAAAAACGTTGAAGATTTTATTACAGGAGCATTACCGCTTGCTCTTGAAGAAGCCGGTACCGTTACGTGGTATGCATTCCGTATTGATGCTTCTACCTTCGGTATTTACGATACTTTTTCAAACGAAGAAGGCAGAGAGGCACACCTTGGCGGTAAGATCGCAAAAGCATTAATGGAAAATGCACCAGACCTATTGGCAACACCTCCGTCTATTGAAAAATTGGACATTTTAGCTGCCAAATAGCCTAAGATAATACCATTATATTTAAGGGAGGATTTTTCAAAAACTCAGCAAAATTCTCCCTTAATTGTTCAAAAAAATATCTTCTCTTCCTCATTTTTTAGATATTTAAAAAATCAACCCAAAAAAGCTTACGTCCTTTGCATTATCAAATTTAAAGAGATGCAAAAGGTAAAAGAAACCACGGATAAACACCTTGTCCTCGTTGCCGACAGCGATGGGATCAATACCGTTTTCCTGATGCTGGTGGAGCGGCTCAAAGATGACCGTTTGTATGGGGAGCATTTAACGCTGCTCTATGTTTCCGACAATTATGGGTTTGTCTTCAAAGAAGAACTGGATATCCTGACCAAACGTTTTCCAACTCGTTTTTTGACCTGCTACGAAAGTTCCCACCGACAGGAAACACTGGACCCTATTATCAATACCAACACCAAAAAACAAATGGAATTCCATCTTGATCTGGCAGAGGAAGAAAGATAGAGTATATGTTCCGAACTCCACTTTCTCGGCATTGACAACCGCAACATTCATATCATTACCCATCAATTATATCAAAATCATTAAAAAAAATAAAAATGAAAGCAAGATAAAGCAAGATTAGGTTATATCTCCTTGATCGTAGGTTCTATACTGACATTAGGTTCATGTAAGAACAAAGAAGGAGACACAAAAGAGGAAACGAGCCCCTTTTCGGTAGTTGCCCAGAAAATAGAGGAAAATTCATATGCCTCCAATATCTCTGTAAGCGGTAACATCGAAGGAAACAAGACGGTACGACTGGGCTTTATGGTTGCCGGGAAGATTGACAGGATCAACGTGAACGAAGGACAGAACGTCGGACAGGGACAACTCATCGCAACACTCGATCCTTCCAACTACAGCATTGCCAAAGAGATTACCGATGTACAGGTGAACCAGGCAAGCGATGAGTACAGCAGGCTTAAACTCATGCACGACCGAAACAGCCTTAGCGAAAGCGATTTTAAAAAAATCGACTTTACCCTGCAAGGTGTAAAACTCAGTGATATTGACCACCTGATTACAATTTAAAGTGACCACCTTGTTTTGGTTTAAAGTGACCATCTAATTCCGGTGCAAAGTGAGCACCTCGATTTATTTCAAAAAACTACTTTTTTTCGTGTGTTAGTTATTATTTCAAAGATAGATAAATAATTATCCTTTGTTTATGCTTTTTTTCTTCCTCATTGATTCCCCATGCAGTTCAACTCTATGTGATTGATGTATTAGTCTGTCTAAGATTGCATCTGCTATAGTTTTCTCGCCAATTATATCATACCATCCCTGAACCGGGATTTGCGAGGTTACGATAATTGAGCCGTTGTTATGTCTGTCCTCAATGATCTCTAAAAGTGCAATTCTGTTGTGACTGTCAAGAGACTGCAGGCCAAAGTCATCGAGTATGATAACATCCTGTCTTTGTATTTTCGTGAGTTCTCTTAGATAAGTGCCGTCTGCTTTTGCCATTTTGAGCTTTGCAAACAATTTTGCGGAGTTAAAATAACTTACCTTATAACCTTCTATGCAGGCCTGATAGCCAAGTGCTGGTCCTAAAAAGCTTTTGCCGACACCCGTGCTTCCTGTAATTAAGATATTCTCATTCTTTTCTACAAAACTGCACTCTGCAAGCCGGAGTATAAGATTTCTGTCGATGTTTCGGGACTGGTCAAAATTGATGCTTTCAATATTTGATTTGTAGTGGAATCGTGCATTGGCAATACTCCGTTCTATACGTCTGTTGTGTCTTTCATCCCATTCGGCATCTATTATCATTGATATAAACTGATCAAGGGTATAATGATCAGTTTTGCCACTTTCGATAGCTGTCATGAAGGCATTGTGCATTCCATGAAGCTCATCTGCTTCATTTTTGTTACGGTAGATTCATTCATTGTATATTGATTTTAGTTATAATAATTTTTTCCTCTAATATTATTGTGTTCGGGAAGATCCTGTTCCTGTTCCATTTCGTGTTCAATAGATATTTTATCCAGACTGTTATCTAAGATGTTCTGTATAGTTTTAAAATTATAAATCTTAAAGTCCAGAGCGCGTTTACAGGCATTTACTAATCTTTCTGTACCTACTTTCTTTTCAAAAGATAATATCCCTAAACAGCTTTTATAGGCCTGCTCCGGGTGGTTTCTGCTTTCGATTATCTGCATAATGTATTCTCCTACTGCCGGATCAATACTGTTGGCCCAATCAATAAATCTTAGGGCATTCCATTGGGATACAAATTGATGTGTGCTTGCCAGATGTTCAGGATTTGTAGAGTAGATGTAAGGCTTGGGATTTCTGATGTGAGTAGCTATACGATTGTATTTGAAGTAGATTTCAACTGTAGAGTTTGTGTAGAGTAGTTTTACTTTTTTCTTTAAATATTGATAAGGTACACTGTAATAATTCTTATCCTGGCTTAGTTGAACATGTCCATTCTGCATAACTGTTGCTAGAGACTGGTATTTAATCTCAAAGCGTTCCAGAGGAAGCGGTTGCAGTTCATGTCTTTCATCTTCAATAAAGAGTTCAAAACGAGAGTAAGGTCTTCCGGTAAGTTTCTTATTGTTATGAGCATCCAGAAGAGTCCATATCTCCTGATTTAGTTCGTCTATACTGAAGTATTTAGTGTCTTTTAAGTTTGCATAAATTCTTCTGTAAAGTATTTTAACCGCACCTTCGACCAAAGATTTATCTCTTGGTCTATATGCTCTTGCTGGGAGAATAGTAGTCTCATAATGTTCTGCTAAATCTGCCAGAGTTTCATTAATGGTAGGTTCGAAGCGGCTGGTTCGGATTACAGCAGATTTTAAATTGTCTGGTACTATTGCAGCAGGTGTTCCTTCAAAAAAACGCATTGCATTCTCTACCGAAGCTACAAAATCTTCCTTTTGCTGACTCATGGAAGCTTCTGCATAAGTATATTGGCTTGCTCCGAGTATAGCTACAAAAAACTGCACTTCTCTGATCTCTGATGTGCTTTTGTCTAAAATTGAGAGTGTCTTTCCAGCATAATCTACATACATTTTATCACCAGCCTTGTGGTTCATATGCATCACAGGATTTACTTTATTACCCCAGTCCCTGTAACGGTTTCTGAATTGGGTAATTCTCAAGCCATCGGGATTTAAAGCGATATATCTCTCCCACATGATTTGTATGGTAATGCCGGTTTTTTTTAATTCCCGTTCCATCTGTGGAAAATAAGCATAGAGATCCTCGATTCTTGAGGAAAGAACTTCTGCGGGGCCTGGGGAAAACAGTTCATCTAATTCAGTATCGGTTTTCTTGTTGACAGACTCAAGGCTTAATCCAAGCACTTCAAATAAAGAGATGTATTTTTTTACTGTGTTTCCGGAAAGCGATAAATACTTGCTTATAAACAGCTTGTTTTTGCCGTTACAATGTAATTTAATAACTTTTCTAATTTTATTCATGTCTAGTTTGTTATTTGCCATAGCCTGTAGTTTTTATACAGATCCATGGTTTAACAACATGAAAAAGAAGTAGTTTTTAGTGGTCAATTTGAACCGAAACTATGTGGTCAGTTTAAATTGAAAAGTGGTGGTCACTTTATGCTGAAAAAGCGTGGTCAATTTGACCGTTTTTTCCAAATTATCTAAATACTACTGCGCAGGGAGATTCAGCCTTTGCCCAAAGCCTTGCCAAAGAAACCAAAAACATCGAGAGCTGTTTTAATTACATTTTTGGCGAGGTCAAAAAAACAGGATTTTGCGCCTTTGACAATCAGGAAATTTTTGACATGGCTCTCAAATATTATAACGATGACAGTATCGGCACGCCTGCACCAATCAACTGCGGAGTGGTAGTAAATCAGCCTGTAAAGGCTGATTTATTCAATTCTGCCCCTGATGTAACTCCACAGGTCGCAAGACCCGAAACTGTAGTCATACAAACTGCGAAACCTGCACAGAAAACCTTAACACTTTTTGACTTATGAAACCACATACCGCCATAGAGAAACAAATAGTTGCATTAAGCGAATCCCTTGCACCCATTCCCCCCGAAATGCACACTTGGGCAGAAAAGACCATTTTTCTGAAATGGGGTGTTTTATCACGTGGGAAATTTCACTGTCTGGACTGCGGGCATGCTTGGAAACCCGAATCCGAGAAGCAGTCTGCGAAATTTACCGCTTGCTCTGCCTGTAAAGGAAAACTTAAAATACACGGTTGCAATCAGGTGCATTTCAAGGAAATAGAATACAGCGCAGTAGTAACTTGTCTTTCGGATTTTCAGATAGTGCGCATTGTCTGTTCGACCAAACAGATGAAGAAGAACTGTCTGCCTGCCTATTCCCATACCGAAGTAATGCAGCATTGGATAAACCCGAAAGGCGAAGTGCGTACCCTCTCACGCAGTACAAATGTTTTTTCGCACGCATACGATGCATGGCAGTACTATTCGCCCCTTGAAATCCGCCCAAAGGATTTTCAGAAATCTCTCAAGTACCGAATCAGTCCCTACAGGGTTTATCCACGCTTGAAAGTACTCCCTGTCTTAAAACGAAATGGCTTTAAGACAGCTTTTTATGACATAGCACCTCAAATACTACTTTCATCATTATTGAAAGATTCAATTGCCGAAACCCTGATCAAATCAGGGCAGGTTTCATGGCTCCGATATTACCTGCAGTCTGCCGATCAGCACATCATGCGCAATTGGGAAGCGGTAAAAATCTGCCTTAAAAAAAACTATATTGTTTCGGATTTTGGAATTTGGGAAGATTACATGGAGCTTTTGCGTTGGTTTAAAAAAGACCTTAACTCTGCCCTGTACGTTTGCCCCGAAAATCTAAATTTTGAGCATGATAAACTCGTTCAGAGAAAACAGCAGTTGCAGAGAATAAAATACCTTAAGAAAATGCGCCTTGAAATTCTAGAGGCGCAAGGTCTGTATGCTGAGCAGAAAAAACAGTTTTTCGGGCTTTGCTTCACGCAGGCAGGAATCACTATTTCGGTATTGGAGAAAATCAGCGAATTTTTGGAAGAAGGCGACAGCTTAAAACACTGTGTGTTTACCAACGGGTATTATCATAAAAAGGATTCCCTTATTTTATCGGCTAAATCCTGTAATCAATCTGTAGAAACTATCGAATTATCACTGAGCCGAATGGAAATCATCCAATGCAGAGGGCTTAAAAACAAGCCGTCCATACATCATAAACAAATCCTGAATCTGATCAGTAAAAACTTATATCAGATTAGGGAGCGCATGAAAAAAAGAAAAATGCCCGCTGTAAACTAAAGCCGATTAAATTATCGGCTTTTTTTTGTGATGAAATAAAGCCCAAAAGCCCGCCTGCTTGACAGCCGGCGGGCTCGGTTTGTAAATACACTTGGAAGTTGGATGGTGTCTACAAGATTTTCCTGATTAATAAATGATGTAATATACTCTTGGACTTCATTGCGTTTCTCCGTGGCAGTTTCAAAGGTGTTGATATGAAACTCCTCGTCTTGGTCCAAAATATGGATTATCTCGGTGTATCCTTTTGAAATCAGGCTGCCTTTGAGTTTAAGGATGGTGTGCTGCTGGTGGGCATCCAAATCTTTTCTCACCTTCAGTTGTATTGCTGTTTCCATTGTGAAAGATTGGTTTAATTAAATTTATGTCATATCAAATATACGCTAAATTTTGGAATGCCTGAAAAGAAGAATGTATTGAAAATTTTACAGTATCTTAAAATAAAAATTATAAGTCAAGATCGATTCTATTCTCATATTTCCCATGTTCCCTTAATGCCAGATCCATTATGCGCAGGCTTTCCTGGAACTGCGGTTCTTTAAATCGAAATGAAGGTCCTGAAACACAAAGAACCGCAATGGGCCTGTTGTTATAGAATATCGGGATTGCAACACAATTAAGATCGGGGTCATAGGCTTCAATATCCAGGGCATAGCCTCTGCTGCGGATATTTATAATTTCCTTTTCCATTATGGCAAAATCTCCCTTTTCATAATCTTTACTGAGGCTTACTTGTAAATGTTCCGAATAAGCCAGGAAACACTTGCCTATGGCAGTCGTTGTCATTTCGTAATCCTTTCCCATGTTAAGGGTGATTTTCACTGCCCTGTTGGGTTCGCATTTAAGTTCATGCCTGTAATAGGATCCCATCTGTACGGCAAGATAGGAAGACTCATTTGTTAGACTTGATATTTTCTCTAAGAGCGGGCGAAGTTCCTGTTTGAGCTCATTTCGCGAAAATGAGGGAGCATACAGGCATTCTATCTTTGAACTTATTTTATATCTGGGGCTGATATCATCCTGTTCTAAATACCCTAACTCTTTAAGACTGTCCAAAAAACCATGGGCAGTATTCTTCTTTAGGGCTAATGCCTGTGCGACATCATTCAGCCTTACAAAATTCCCGTTTGACGCTATATATTCTAAAATCTGAAACGTTTTTTTTACCGATTGGTTCATAAGTTCGCGTATAACGAACAAATGTACATTTTATCCTTTATACTTCATTAAAAGTTCGAAAAATAAATATATTTGAACCATATTCCATTTTTTTATGGAAGACATTAATATACGTTCTGAAATATTACAGCGGAACTACAAAAACACTACATATGAATAATCCGATTACAAATGTACTGGTTACCGGTGCAAGCAATGGTATAGGTCTTGCTCTTACCAAAAAATTATTACAGGAAGGTGCAGCAGTGATTGCTGTTACTCGTTCAGGGGAAATTACCGATTTTTCGCATCCAAAGCTGACTGTCATTAAAGCTGATATCAGTTCTGAACAAAGCATTAAAAAAGCGGCAGAAAAGGTTAAAGAACTTGGGATCAAATTGGACTGTGTGGTAAACAATGCAGGAGTTGGCCTGGATTTAGGAGATGAAATTCCTACTGAGGAACTAATGAATGCAACATTTGCTACAAATACAACCGGAACTGTGCTGTTTACTGAAGCATTTATAGAGTTTATACAAGATGGCGGCCAGATTGTATTTTTATCAACAGCAATGGCACTTCTTCGTAATCTGGCTCCAAATGCTCCTGCTTACCGAATGTCCAAAGCTGCAATAAACATTTATGCAGTTATGTTAAGCCAAAGGCTTGCAGATAAAAATATACGTGTTACCCCGCTGCATCCAGGATGGGTACAAACCAGAATGGGGGGCGATACAGCTCCGGTAACTCTTGAGAAATCGGTAAATGGCATCTACAAAGCAATTACTGAAAACACCCAGACAGGAAAATTCTGGAATATTGAATTGGACGCGGTTGAAGAATTTTAAGGGCTGATCAGAATAGATTCCTTTTATAAAATAGGATATTTTCCATATCTCAATTTTAACAAATGAAATTAAAACCTGAAATAATTCTGTTTCGGGTTTTAATTTTTATGCCTGTCTGCGCAAAGCCAGTGTTTTAAATATTCTTAATGTAGTTTAAGATAAATTCTTAAACTGGATCATTCCTGTAAAAATCAGAAAAGCGTACTTTTGTCCTTTGCTTTTTTTAATTGAATTAGCAATGCTTCATTAGTATGGCCAAACCTAATTTTTAAAAAGTAACAATTTGATTTACCCCCTTGAGGGTTGCCAGTTCAATAACACAAAAATATCATATGGATTTAATGCGGTTAGAAATTAAGAAAAATATTCAAAAATTGGAAGATACAAATTTGTCATTCCGGGTTTTTGACTTGACCCAAGCCAATATTGAACAATATCTGCAGCCCCATAAAAAGGATCATTTCTGTATTATTTTAGTCGAATCCGGAGATATCAGCATACATATTGAAGACAAAATTTATGCATTAAACTCGGGGAAAATCTCAATTGCATTTCCTGAACAGATACACTTTCTTTCCAATTACAGCAATGATATTACAGGTAAGATCATTTTGTTTGAAGAAGTATTATTTTGTTCGGACATACTTAAAAATGAACTAAGCGCTTACAACGTTAACCTATCGGCACACCTTAACTGCACTGCACTTTCAAAGCCCGAATTCGAACAGGTGCTTCCCATTGTTCAGAACATCCACGATATATATAATATTCCAAGCCTTGTCAGGAAAGAACAGGCACGTTTTTACATTAAAATTTTCCTTCTGGGTCTTATTGAATCCGTTCATGGCCAGCACCCTGTACTCAATCAGGAGTCTGCTTTGACAAACCAGCATCTTTATATCGCTTTCAAAAAATTACTGAACCAGAAGTATAAAACCCAGCGCACCGTTCAGTATTATGCACTGGAGCTTGCAGTCAGCGCCAAAAAACTCAATGCAATAACCAAAAAGCACTGCGGTGAAACTGCCATAAACGCCATCCATAACAGAATTCTTACTGAAATCAAAAGACAGTTACTATTTTCTCACCTCTCACACAAAGAAATTGCATTTGACCTGGGATTCAGCTCCCCCTCTGCCCTAAATAAATTTGTAAAGGCAAAACTAAAAGAAACTCCAACAGATCTTCAAAACGAACTGGCGCAAATTTATACCGCATAGTCCTGTTTGTATAACATCCATCCTTTTCTCCTGTCCTATCTTTGCATCAGTAAATACTACTGTTTCAAAGATGTACAAATTCTTATTGCCTTACAGGCACTGCAGCTTAATTATTTTCTTTAATTCTACTGATCAGGAATTAAAATTATAATTCAAACCTGCCTGTAAAACTGGCAGTATCCATAATCAGAAAATCGCACTAGTATCATTCATCTAACCTTTCCAAAGGGTAAGCTATTTGAATGATAGCAGGCATTTATACGCTTATTTTTAAATAATAAAATATGAATTTCAATAGTTTGATAAAAGAAAACCTGCACAAAATTTTAGAGGAAAACTTAAAATTAGCAGACCAGCTCGACCCTCAGCAGATTGATGCATTGGTGAGCAATATTAAATCAGCCAACCGAATCTTTGTAATGGCAGCCGGCAGAAGCGGACTTGCCTTAAAAATGGCTGCAATGCGTTTTATGCACTTAGGCTATAGTGTATATGTAGTTGGTGAAACTGTTACCCCTGCTATCCTTGAAGGGGACCTGCTGCTTGTAGCATCAGGATCCGGTACGACTTCAACAGTTTTATCCGCGGTAGAAAAAGCAGTAAAACAAAAAGCCGGCGTTGTAGCCATTACCGCCGATGCAGACAGCACCCTGGCCAAATTAGCAACAAATATTCTGCTGATTAATGCTGCCACAAAAACAGATTTTGGCGTATCGGTTTCTAACCAGTATGCAGGAAGCCTTTTTGAACAATTTACATTATTTATACTCGAAAGCGTTTTTATGACCCTTTGGCAGGAATCTGGTTTAACCAAAGAAGACCTGTGGCCGAAACACGCTAACCTTGAATAACTTTTTTTTACAATTAATTTTTTTAAACATTTTTAGACATGACAAAATTACAAGTCGCAATTGATTTACTTACTACAGAAGCAGCATTAGAACTAGCAGCAAAAGTAGCACCTTACGTAGATATTATCGAATTGGGTACTCCCCTTATTAAAGCTGAAGGCCTTAGTGTTGTAACAGCGATGAAAGCAGCATTTCCGGACAAATTGGTTTTTGCTGACATGAAAACTGCCGATACCGGTGCATTGGAAGCAGAAATGGCATTCAAAGCTGGGGCTGACCTTGTAACAGTTATGGGGGCTGTCGATGATGCAACCATCAAAGGAGCTGTAGAAGCAGCAAAAAAATACGGCAGAAAAGTAGTCGTTGATACGATCGGGGTTAAAGGCAGAGTGCAGAGAGCAAAAGAAGTTACTGCTTTTGGAGTAGCTTTTGTTGAATTACACGCAGGTCTTGACGAGCAGGCACTGCCTGGGTACTCTGTACAAACACTGATCAGTGAAGGAAGAGAAGCAAAAGTTCCATTTTCTGTTGCTGGTGGTGTAAACATCGATACAATAAAAGATGTTGTAGCCGCAGGTGCAGATGTAGCTGTAGCAGGTGGTGCAATTTATGGCGCTAAAGACCCGGCTGCTGCCGCAAAAGCATTAAAAGATGCTATAAACAGTGTAACTGTATAATACTTTATCCTTTAAGGCTGGACTATATCTATAGCTTCCAGCCTTAATTTTTCAATAATAAATTTAGATTACTATAACCATTATGAACAATACATTCGATTTTGGCATTGTTGGCTTAGGTGTAATGGGCCGCAATCTGCTGCTAAATATGGCCGATCAGAAATTTGCTGTTGCAGGCCTGGATTTAGATACAGAAAAAGTGTTGTCCCTTACTAAACAGGCAGACGCACAACAGCTCATTAAAGCCACAACAGAAGTGCAGGAATTTGTTTCACTCATCAAGCAGCCCAGGGCAATCATGCTGCTGGTACCCGCAGGAAAACCTGTAGATAATGCGATTGAAAACCTGCTGCCCTACCTTGATAAAGGCGACATCCTTATCGACGGGGGAAATACTTACTTCACCGATACGGACCGCAGGTTCACAGAATTATCATCCAAAGGCATTCATTTTTTCGGGATGGGAATTTCAGGAGGTGAAAAAGGGGCACGATTTGGTCCAAGCCTTATGCCCGGCGGTGACAGAAAGGCTTATGAAAGACTTCGTCCTGTTTTTGAAGCCATAGCAGCAAAAGTTGATGGCGAGCCATGTGTAGCTTATCTGGGTAACGGATCGGCAGGCAACTATGTAAAAATGGCTCATAATGGTATTGAATACGGCATCATGCAGCTTATTTCAGAGATATACGATCTTATGAAACGCGGCTGCAACATGGACGACGATACCATCCAAAAAACATTTGAAGACTGGAATGGCACTGAACTTCAATCCTA from Flavobacterium sp. YJ01 carries:
- a CDS encoding biotin/lipoyl-binding protein, with amino-acid sequence MIVGSILTLGSCKNKEGDTKEETSPFSVVAQKIEENSYASNISVSGNIEGNKTVRLGFMVAGKIDRINVNEGQNVGQGQLIATLDPSNYSIAKEITDVQVNQASDEYSRLKLMHDRNSLSESDFKKIDFTLQGVKLSDIDHLITI
- a CDS encoding PcfJ domain-containing protein, which translates into the protein MKPHTAIEKQIVALSESLAPIPPEMHTWAEKTIFLKWGVLSRGKFHCLDCGHAWKPESEKQSAKFTACSACKGKLKIHGCNQVHFKEIEYSAVVTCLSDFQIVRIVCSTKQMKKNCLPAYSHTEVMQHWINPKGEVRTLSRSTNVFSHAYDAWQYYSPLEIRPKDFQKSLKYRISPYRVYPRLKVLPVLKRNGFKTAFYDIAPQILLSSLLKDSIAETLIKSGQVSWLRYYLQSADQHIMRNWEAVKICLKKNYIVSDFGIWEDYMELLRWFKKDLNSALYVCPENLNFEHDKLVQRKQQLQRIKYLKKMRLEILEAQGLYAEQKKQFFGLCFTQAGITISVLEKISEFLEEGDSLKHCVFTNGYYHKKDSLILSAKSCNQSVETIELSLSRMEIIQCRGLKNKPSIHHKQILNLISKNLYQIRERMKKRKMPAVN
- the istA gene encoding IS21 family transposase, with the protein product MANNKLDMNKIRKVIKLHCNGKNKLFISKYLSLSGNTVKKYISLFEVLGLSLESVNKKTDTELDELFSPGPAEVLSSRIEDLYAYFPQMERELKKTGITIQIMWERYIALNPDGLRITQFRNRYRDWGNKVNPVMHMNHKAGDKMYVDYAGKTLSILDKSTSEIREVQFFVAILGASQYTYAEASMSQQKEDFVASVENAMRFFEGTPAAIVPDNLKSAVIRTSRFEPTINETLADLAEHYETTILPARAYRPRDKSLVEGAVKILYRRIYANLKDTKYFSIDELNQEIWTLLDAHNNKKLTGRPYSRFELFIEDERHELQPLPLERFEIKYQSLATVMQNGHVQLSQDKNYYSVPYQYLKKKVKLLYTNSTVEIYFKYNRIATHIRNPKPYIYSTNPEHLASTHQFVSQWNALRFIDWANSIDPAVGEYIMQIIESRNHPEQAYKSCLGILSFEKKVGTERLVNACKRALDFKIYNFKTIQNILDNSLDKISIEHEMEQEQDLPEHNNIRGKNYYN
- a CDS encoding antibiotic biosynthesis monooxygenase, whose product is MKKLGLLVRLEAKAGQEKNVEDFITGALPLALEEAGTVTWYAFRIDASTFGIYDTFSNEEGREAHLGGKIAKALMENAPDLLATPPSIEKLDILAAK
- a CDS encoding helix-turn-helix domain-containing protein; the encoded protein is MDITNLPEDLWEHNETHTSDLQIFNYEVYKNGSRNRIGLNKNVFSFLLDGQKNIHFSNDIISINETQSLLITSNNVLVTELVGVSSYRCLLFFFSHKNITDFLLKHSHSFSQNASDKKITDIPYFLLEKDNFIIHYIHSLQQIFGLQQSISQKILELKFEEIMLYLADKYGTVFLDYLHYLLINERELSFKMVIEKNLYTNLNIDEIAFLCNMSASTFKRKFISIYQKSPGKWFQKKRLNKAKELLHNNQVTPSEIFMDFGYGSLSNFSAAFKNEFGYSPNHIHSN
- the istB gene encoding IS21-like element helper ATPase IstB; this translates as MTAIESGKTDHYTLDQFISMIIDAEWDERHNRRIERSIANARFHYKSNIESINFDQSRNIDRNLILRLAECSFVEKNENILITGSTGVGKSFLGPALGYQACIEGYKVSYFNSAKLFAKLKMAKADGTYLRELTKIQRQDVIILDDFGLQSLDSHNRIALLEIIEDRHNNGSIIVTSQIPVQGWYDIIGEKTIADAILDRLIHQSHRVELHGESMRKKKSINKG